The following are encoded together in the Chlorocebus sabaeus isolate Y175 chromosome 20, mChlSab1.0.hap1, whole genome shotgun sequence genome:
- the CTTNBP2NL gene encoding CTTNBP2 N-terminal-like protein, whose product MNLEKLSKPELLTLFSILEGELEARDLVIEALKAQHRDTFIEERYGKYNISDPLMALQRDFETLKEKNDGEKQPVCTNPLSILKVVMKQCKNMQERMLSQLAAAESRHRKVILDLEEERQRHAQDTAEGDDVTYMLEKERERLTQQLEFEKSQVKKFEKEQKKLSSQLEDERSRHKQLSSMLVLECKKATNKAAEEGQKAGELSLKLEKEKSRVSKLEEELAAERKRGLQTEAQVEKQLSEFDIEREQLRAKLNREENRTKTLKEEMESLKKIVKDLEASHQHSSPNEQLKKPVTVSKGTATEPLMLMSVFCQTESFPAERTHGSNIAKMTNTGLPGPATPAYSYAKTNGHCDPEIQTTRELTTGNHVENQVPPREKSVALAQEKPVENGGCPVGIETPVPIPSPLPSSGSSLSPSSTASSSLTSSPCSSPVLTKRLLGSSASSPGYQSSYQVGINQRFHAARHKFQSQADQEQQASGLQSPPSRDLSPTLIDNSAAKQLARNTVTQVLSRFTSQQGPIKPVSPNSSPFGTDYRNLANTANARGDTSHSPTPGKVSSPLSPLSPGIKSPTIPRAERGNPPPIPPKKPGLTPSPSATTPLTKTHSQAASLTTTEDLASSCSSNTVVANGKDVELLLPTSS is encoded by the exons gCCCAACACAGAGATACTTTCATTGAAGAACGCTATGGAAAATATAACATCAGTGATCCTTTAATGGCTCTACAGAGAGATTTTGAAACactgaaggagaaaaatgatGGCGAAAAGCAGCCAGTCTGCACAAACCCACTCTCTATTCTTAAGGTGGTGATGAAGCAGTGCAAGAACATGCAGGAGCGCATGCTGTCCCAGCTGGCTGCTGCTGAGAGCAGGCACCGAAAG gtGATCCTAGACCTTGAGGAAGAAAGGCAGCGGCATGCACAGGATACGGCTGAAGGAGATGATGTCACCTACATgctagagaaggaaagagagaggctgACTCAACAG ttggaatttgaaaaatcccaagtgaaaaagtttgaaaaagaacagaagaagCTCTCTAGTCAGCTGGAAGATGAGCGCTCCCGCCATAAGCAGCTCTCATCCATGCTTGTGCTTGAGTGCAAGAAAGCCACCAACAAGGCAGCCGAGGAAGGACAGAAGGCAGGAGAGCTGAGCCTGAAATTGGAGAAGGAGAAGAGCCGGGTGAGTAAGCTGGAAGAAGAGTTGGCagctgagagaaagagaggcttGCAGACTGAGGCCCAGGTAGAGAAGCAGTTATCAGAGTTTGACATCGAAAGGGAACAACTGAGAGCAAAACTGAACCGAGAAGAGAACCGGACCAAAACtctgaaagaagaaatggaaagctTAAAGAAGATAGTGAAGGACCTAGAGGCTTCCCACCAGCACAGTAGCCCTAATGAGCAATTGAAGAAACCAGTAACCGTGTCCAAAGGCACAGCAACTGAGCCTCTCATGCTAATGTCTGTGTTTTGCCAAACAGAGAGTTTTCCAGCAGAAAGAACCCATGGGAGCAACATAGCCAAGATGACAAACACTGGGCTGCCTGGTCCTGCCACTCCTGCTTACTCATATGCAAAAACCAATGGCCATTGTGACCCAGAGATACAAACTACCAGGGAGCTGACTACAGGCAACCATGTAGAAAACCAAGTGCCTCCACGGGAAAAATCTGTGGCACTGGCCCAAGAGAAACCAGTGGAGAATGGTGGGTGTCCTGTGGGGATTGAGACTCCAGTCCCAATACCCAGTCCACTCCCTTCCAGTGGGAGCTCACTGTCTCCCAGCAGCACTGCCTCCTCCTCTCTAACATCCTCTCCTTGCTCTTCGCCGGTACTCACTAAGCGTTTATTGGGGTCATCAGCTAGCAGCCCTGGCTACCAATCATCCTACCAAGTAGGGATCAACCAACGGTTCCATGCAGCTCGGCACAAATTTCAGTCCCAAGCAGATCAGGAGCAACAAGCCAGTGGCCTACAAAGCCCTCCGTCCAGGGATTTATCCCCCACCCTCATAGACAACTCTGCCGCCAAGCAGCTGGCCCGAAACACTGTCACTCAGGTGCTCTCCAGATTCACTAGCCAACAAGGGCCAATCAAGCCAGTCTCTCCCAACAGCTCTCCCTTTGGCACAGACTATCGAAATCTGGCCAATACTGCCAATGCAAGAGGTGACACAAGCCATTCACCTACTCCAGGGAAAGTGTCCAGTCCCCTGAGCCCCCTGTCTCCAGGAATCAAGTCCCCAACCATCCCCAGAGCTGAGAGAGGAAACCCTCCACCCATCCCACCCAAAAAACCTGGCCTCACCCCTTCTCCATCTGCTACCACTCCACTGACCAAAACTCATTCCCAGGCAGCCTCTTTGACCACCACAGAAGACCTTGCCAGCAGCTGCTCTTCCAATACTGTTGTAGCAAATGGTAAGGATGTTGAGTTACTTTTGCCTACCAGCAGCTAG